From Erigeron canadensis isolate Cc75 chromosome 5, C_canadensis_v1, whole genome shotgun sequence:
ttttcaatgatataagtttcatcaagcattataaaatacatacaaagatatttatgatcaatgatcaaagttaaaagaaaaagactttaaaagtcaaacttggACACTTAAAATGGGACAGAGGAATATATAATAATCGTAATATTCATTTAGTGTATGCGTCAAAAAGTGATGATGTCTGGCATCAATTATCAGTTTTGTATTGtctaatacaaatatatatagggtaatactccggtgagaacacttttaaaataagaacggtgagaacacttaaaaacatcattttgatgcattaaaagtccataaaactaacatagtgcttaactaattatcattatttaagtgtttaataacatatatatatatatatatataaaatgagtaACAATGGATCATCATAATTATCCTCATAAGCATGAGATTAATCCACATGAAAAATTAAGAGTGGTgatgaaaaatgataataagTAGTATACACATATCAAATTGTTATGGTAGTAGAAAGATTTTTTTAGACTAATAATTTAAGAGGATTTCATTTatcattaagttttttttattaattttgtctctttattttttttattattattacttatgtATTTAAAAAGACTTTTAGATTTCTAGGTTTACTTTAGCTATGCAAACTAAGTTATTTTTTTGTATCATACGTTAATTAGTACACGTTATCTCCCTTGGACCCATCGGGTCCCAAAATTTCTTAGTAAATTCCCATTTGTATGTATACATGGTTGTTTTTATACCACATGTTTGGTTTCTTGCAATAGGATATGtttattattgtatatttttacgtttttatgttatttaatatGTTCAATGTTAAAACAGAAGTACAATGACAATACAGACACATTCGGATGaatgaaatacatataaagaaacgaaaaccttaTTTAGCAAGACCTCTAATAAATGATGTATCAATTTTTCAACTGTCTGGTCACTGTTAACcgaccactaatgtaacttcatgttttttagtgaTTTAATTCTAACCtagttaaatatttgtcaaattatgatattataaaaatttaatatgtcaTTAGTTATGTATGTTTCCCGCATATTAGGCTGGTAATAATCTAGTTAGAGtcttattattgttgttttttaattataatttctttaaatgataaaataaaaatgataataacaatcTTGGTAAGTGAAAAGCAGTTTAGATTATAACAAATACATATTGTAAAAAAAGATGGTTTGTCATGATTTCctctaaaaaaaatactacaTATTTTCCAAATtatatttgtgtatttatttatgtaagAAAGTAGTAATTCTAGAATTACTGGAAAACACTACAAGCAGTAAATATAGTACAGCTGTCAAACACAAAACATTTTACAGATTTACTACCTCTCTCATCAAAGCGGGAAAAACACAAACACTATTGATTATccctccaaaaaaaaaaaaaaaacaaacaagaagAGTTCAACTGTGGCGATTGCTACATCATATACAGTACCCCCaatcaaatcaaaaatcaaaaaaaggaaaaaatggtGAGCAAAAAGAAGAACAAAAAGAGCGATGGAAATGAAGAAaacgatgatggtggtgtggCAGAGTACGAACAGTCTCGAGAACAAAGAATCAAAGCCAATCTTCAAAGGATGCAACAATTGGGTATTTTTGATCTTTCTCGTACCCTTAAACCGAAACCGATACCGAAACCCGTTCGTCCCCCGAAACCCTTGCCTCCTTCTTCTTCGGGCTCTCCCAGACGCTCCTCCaggtcttttttctttttcttttcacttctttattttaaatattatatatatatgtatgtatatatctatatatgtattcttattttattgtgGTTGTTGCTTGTTGATGTTGTGAATTTAGGAATATTCGGGATAGTTTAGGAGTAGGGTCTGAAATGATGCGACAATTAGGGCGTGTTTAGTTGTGGaaaatgttttgtaatttttgcatttctaattttctagaaaatggaATGAGATTTTCATCTCTaggaaacaaatgaaaattttgaaaacgcgttcaaaactaaaaaatgatattttcattttccatattaAATAAGATGGTCTAACATACTTGGTTAAGTGGGGGGTTGGGGTTGTGGGGGTGATGGGGGCGGGGGAGAGTTAATATACATtgaggttttcaaaatttaggaaatagaaaatgaaaaatggaaaacaataaGAAAGTGTTTTCTAAATTCCAATggaaaagtggaaaacattgTTTCTGTTTTATTggaaaacatttaaaaaaaaatatgatttgatcgcgttttctgtttttccatgttttcttggaaaacaaaaatggaaaaccaggGATGGTTTTCCCAACTAAATGCATCCTTAGCCgctcaaaaagaaaaagatcatAAATTTTGGGGTTtaaagttttttgaaatttattcgTACTTTCTTagtccaaatatatgttttatgtatGAACGGCTAAACGGATGAGGATTTTCTGTTTAGGTTACATGAGACCGTTTTTGTAGTCTTTTGCCTGACCACCACCAAGATGTTTATGGTTAGAATGTAAGACCCTTTTTGAGGACATCAGGACGCCTAACGCCCAGACCACCTTGGTGGTAGTTGAAAATCTGTATTAAATATGTTATTCTAAATGTTGGTGTTTATACAAGAGTTGATTATTACTATTTGTATCTATTAGACGAGTACGCAGACAATTTTTTTTGCCACGCTCACAACATCTGTACGTATCACATTGCTGTACAATGTCGATAATGCTAGTTATATCTGTTGTGTAGGGCCAAAAGTTGTTGGGTACGTATTACCTCACTATTGTAAAGTGATAACATGGCAATGGTCTTGTTGACGTGGTAGATGACATGACAACTTATGTGAATGCCACGACAATTAAACGATAATACTAGTTATTTGATACAGAAGTTATTGTATACATGGAACAAGTATAAGTTACATCTTTCATTATTTCCCAAGTGCTTATGGGTTAAAAGTGTGTTAGTTAAACACCACTCCACTTGCTTAACTGCTTTTCCCCATATATGCTTACTTGAATGCTTTAAATGTTAGATTTTTGATCTGTTTGGGGGCTCTTATTGTGGAGTTAAACACTCTATTTGTGTAAATTGAAGGGATTGTGTAtacatcatcattttaacaagAAATTTTTTGATTGGCATGAATAGAGTTTTACTCTGCAACTAACACTTCTATCTGTAAATTGATTTGATTGCTTGAAGTCTTAAAGTCTTCCAATGCATATATGTTCgatgtttgtgttttttagATTTTGAGACAGTATTCTTGTAGAGTTGAGCCTTATGTAGACTATATTAATGGCATTAGATATACCAGGGCAATGCAAATAATGCTGGGTTCTTACCAAAATATAAGTCTCTTCTTTATTtctctatctatataaactTTCTTCAGTTTGGTGTTGTTTATAAGTTGGTTTTTTACTGGAAACTAGTATAGTTATAATCTTAAACTAGAAACTTGAAAACAAGTTTCCTCAAATGAAAATGTTTGCAAAAGACGAAACTATTATTTGACAACAGGTGAGTAGTCTGATTGGCCAAAACGACCATCTTCTGGACATATTATATAAGGTTCTGctttaagttttctttttgtAGTCCTATCCTTTTCACGATATTTCATAGCTAATTGGGTGGGTTGGATTGGATTAGATAACAGATTGTTATGGATAATGAATTTAATAGGCATTGTTTTAGATGCGGTTAAATGAGTTCTGAGTTGTTAGTTAGACTGAATTGGTTTACTCGTGAGTTAAAAGGCATCAACCCATTTGATCCATCAGATAACTTCTCTTTATTGGCTGCTTTTGTATCGATGGATTATTACTAGGCAGGGTTTATGCattattaaacttatataatCTTATGCAGGATAAAGACAATTCCCCCTGTTACTTATACAGAAAACCGCATTCCAAAAGAAAAAGTTGTCAAGGAAGTCAAAATTGCAATAGAGGAAGGTTCAAAACCAGAGATTTATACTGAAGAGCATGAAAAGGTTTTAGGTGATCACAAAGAAACCTGGACTCTATTAGAGGATGGGTTTGATGGTGAGGGGAATCGCATGTACGATGCATATGATGGAAAGAGCTGCCATCAATGCAGGTTTGggttcttgattttctttttctagatgttttttttagggttgCTAAACTGAAATGTATGTGTAGTAAAAATTGATGCCCCTTTCAGATTATGATGTTTGAGTACATAAACTTTAGAAAAGATATATCTCCTCATATAGTATGTATCTCATGTTTATGGTATAGACTTAACAATTTAAATGCAGATTTGATTATTTAGTAGAAGGTTTTTTCAGACTACTGCTTTGTCTTTTTTTACTGTAATGGTTTTAGGGACTTCGTACATTAAATTTTGCTGTCAGCTTTTTGTTGCTACATTTTATCTGGTTGTCGATTGAGTATTCTGTTcttgatatatatttgtttgtttttacgTACATAATGGGATTTTTTTACAAACATCTTACTCAATTTGCATTCAGTTGTCATTTGTTTGTTAGGAACAGAAATGGAGTTGAGAGAATTTAGGAGGAAGAAGAACAATTATCATCAAATCATATATCCCATATTACTACTAATATTGTGATTCTTATACAACAACTAACCGACCTACAACCATCTTCAATCTTTAACACTTGACACCCTGAACTATTACAAACATATCACTTTAGCCCCTTATTCATTTATTACGTAACATTGTTGAAGATCGATTGTTGGAACTAAATAGAGCCTAGTTGTATATCTGTAATTGGCTCTATCAAGCTTGTGTTTCAATAAGGGGCAGGCAAACACATTAGGCTTTAGAaagcttttcaactttcaaactCCAACCTTCAAAATCAGTTGTATTTTATGATATCGAtctactttattattattattactaatttAGTATTGAGTTTTTATTTGAATGAGACTTAATGCTTTAGTCAACCAATAACTTATGCTTATCTGTATGTGCTAACATTATTGTTTTGTTCACTATTATTATCTTTACCAAAATTGGAGTCAATATGAAAATGGTTACCATTTTTCCAATGAATATGCTCATACAACTTTATTTATGAGCGAGTTAAAACACTCGCTTCTTGCGGTTCAAAAAGATACTTGCTTCTTTGTGATTAATACTTTACTAATGCATAATTGCAATTAAAGCTACAAAAAAGAAGACATCAATATAGATCTTATAGTCATTGTTATATGTATTCCAGTGATGGTGTGTATTGGGTATTTTGCAGGCAGAAAACGCTAGGTCTACGTACTAAATGCTGCAAGTGTACGAGTGTTCGAGGGAAATTCTGTGGTGATTGCTTATTCATGAGGTTaagtatatgattttttttaatgaggcCATCCTCATACTTGCGCTAATTTGGTCAAACCacaaatttgataaaagttTGACTATTAACCCAGTAATAATACTATTATCAAATCAGTTGGATCATATTTTGTGAACTTTAATCATGTTACTTAACATAAATCACAAACGAGTGTTGAATTTTATTGACATTCTCATCACAAAATGATTTTATCTTGTTCTGTAGTGCCATATTGCATTTATGTGTGTTAATTTGTTAAATATGGATGGGCACAATATAATTAGGTTGATTATCAACCATAACTATGTTCCTGATTTTATTTGTTGAACAAGCAATTAAACAAAAGTGTAAGACTACAATGAACATTGTATCTATCTATTTTACCTTGCAAATATGCTTCATCCATCATCTTTGTGATCTTCTAAGGCTCTTTAATCCGTCCTGCAGATATGGAGAAAATGTTATTGAGGCAAATGCGAACCCAGATTGGGTTTGTCCTGTTTGTAGAGATATATGCAACTGCAGTCGCTGTCGAAGAATAAAAGGATGGCAACCTACAGGAAATCTCTATAGGAAGGTTAGTGTCAGCAACCTTATCTAATATTATCCCATGTGAAGTTAAGAAATTTTATTGAACAAGAGtaattttatcaatatattatGTGGATTAATAATGTTATGTGACACAAGGTAATCTTAAATTGGTACTGTCATGGAAACAGAAATGCTGCAGTAATTTTGGGATGAACATTCGAATCTGTGGTGCTTATTCTCGAGTCTAGCACATTCGATTTGTTTCATTTGAGTTGTGATGTTCTCTTGGCAAAGTGAATAGCGactatttttgttcaaattttcaGGTATTAAAACTTGGCTTCAAATCAGTGGCTCATTATCTCATTCATACCCGTGGGCCTCATGGAAAGCAAGACGAGATAGATAATGAAAGCAACCTTTCAGAAACAGATAAAGAAGGTGAGCTGCTGGATGACAATGTTGCTAAATTGGACGAGGATAGCAAACATGTTCCTTCTGAAAAGATTACCAAAGCTCATGATCATGGTCAGCAATCTAaaggagatgatgatgatgctgatcCAGACTATAAATCTGATTCtcatgatgataatgatgacgGCGATGATGACAATGATGATGAACATTATTCTAGTTAAGATGGTTGGCGGCAGATATTATCGTTTGATAGTAAAATGCTTAATTTTTTGATTGTGCTGAACTTTTGAGTTTCAAGTCC
This genomic window contains:
- the LOC122602058 gene encoding cell division cycle-associated 7-like protein, with the protein product MVSKKKNKKSDGNEENDDGGVAEYEQSREQRIKANLQRMQQLGIFDLSRTLKPKPIPKPVRPPKPLPPSSSGSPRRSSRIKTIPPVTYTENRIPKEKVVKEVKIAIEEGSKPEIYTEEHEKVLGDHKETWTLLEDGFDGEGNRMYDAYDGKSCHQCRQKTLGLRTKCCKCTSVRGKFCGDCLFMRYGENVIEANANPDWVCPVCRDICNCSRCRRIKGWQPTGNLYRKVLKLGFKSVAHYLIHTRGPHGKQDEIDNESNLSETDKEGELLDDNVAKLDEDSKHVPSEKITKAHDHGQQSKGDDDDADPDYKSDSHDDNDDGDDDNDDEHYSS